In Paralichthys olivaceus isolate ysfri-2021 chromosome 12, ASM2471397v2, whole genome shotgun sequence, the genomic window CTTCACATCAGCCGAAGTTTGAAACTCATTTTCCAGTTAAATGTCAAATGgagccttttaaaaaaaaaatcccaaatcATCCTCGACCCTGACGTCGGTGTTGGATCCTCGGTCAGAGAAGCTGCACGTCTTTAATGGACCAAGAGTCGTAAACATCCACAATCCTGGCGATCAAGACTTCACCAGGATCTCCATGATGTGGTCCAGCTCGTTCAGGTCCATCAGACATGACTGCAGACTCCCAGGTGAGCCGTGGCCTGGCGAGCGCATTTTCACGTCCTCGTCCGCCCACATCGTCACGCTGACGGGCCACAAAGAGCCCGTCGCCCACGCAGAAGGCAGATCTGAAGTCTCGTACATCGACGTGTCAATGTCCTCAAAGATGTTGTCCAGGGTGAGGTCGCTGAGGTAGCCCATGGCGTTTACTGCATCACTAAAAGCACCGATCGTGGCGGTGGGCGGTTTCTGCTGGTCCGTCGAGCTGTTTGCCTCCTGAGACGGGAATTCGGGGGACAGCGGTGGAGTCAGAGGCAGGTCGTCCCCGTCACCCTCTGCACAACCGGGGCAAGTGACCGGCGTGTCTTCCCTGAAGTCGTCCCTGAGAAGACGAGAGTCAGGATGGACGCCGCTGTGGAGTGCGTCCGGGCTGCAGGCTCCAGCCCCGTCGCTCTGTATGTCCTCCTGGATCTGCCGGAGCGTGTTGATGAGCAGCACCGAGCGACGGAGGCTGAGCTCCATCCCGGCCTGGTAACgctgcagcttctccagacAGAGGCCGAGCACCAGCTGACGTTGCTGCAGGTGGTTCGTCTCGGATTTGGACGGCGCCACAATGAGCTCCACCTCCCCACgttgctccttctcctccgtcACCGCGGCGGggaccacctccacctccagctcctccaggcagCTCCACTTTCGCTTCACGCCACGACCCAACATCGTCCTTCACCAGAGAGAGTTCGTCAGTTACAACGTGATCAGAACAATGAGCAGctgaaaccacaactttatttaaaaacacaagaaactcTTCGAGACAAAGTGACTCATCGTGACCTCATCACAAGAGAGACATTCTACTTCCTGTCGTCAAAACATCAGCTCAACTTAACAAAAtgagttttgtttatttcacacaaCGTAAAtacatcatctgtgtgtgtgtgccaaccATTGACACATGGCCCCTCCCCCACTCCCTTTAAATAATAACCAACCAAGTACATTAAAGTAGTTTCTCACAGATATTAACATGAGATCAAGTACATTAAAGTAGTTTCTCACAGATATTAACATGAGATCAGAAGAAGTTTAGAAGGTGGGTGTGAAGATTTGAGCTGCGATGAGTCACGTTCAGACACAGACTGACTTTACTCATCATCCATGGctgagtaacacacacacacacacacacacacacatcactgtctCACATACTTTACTCATGAGAAGTACAATTACTACAATTACTATTAAAACTTGTTTAATGAGTTTGATTCCATGTGAGCAGAATCGAGCTGTgatttcaaatgaaacatttaaatgtatgaataacAAACTCAGTCCTTCAGTTTCAAGTCTTTAAAATCAAACTACGTAAtaattactttactttacttcactttactttactttactttactttaatacCCTGACCCCTGTATCAGACTTCAGCTCAGAGTCAAGTTCCAGGAGGAGAAACTAGTTTCAgatgataataaaatacaaatgacaaCCTTACTTGTTCTTGTAAAGTATCATCAGATGTAAAGTATCTTCATGTGTAAAGTGCTATCATGTGTATAGTACCTGCAGATGTAAAGTATCCTCATGTATAAAGTATTATCATGTGTATAGTACCTGCAGATGTAGAGTATCCTCATGTTTGTAGTACCTTCAGATGCAAAGTACCTTCAGATGTAGAGTATCCTCATGTATAAAGTATTATCATGTGTGTAGTACCTGCAGATGTAGAGTGTCTTCATGTATAAAGTATTATCATGTGTGTAGTACCTTCAGATGTAGAGTATCCTCATGTCTAAAGTATTATCATGTGTGTAGTACCTTCAGATGTAAAGTATTATCATGTGTGTAGTACCTTCAGATGTAGAGTATCTTCATGTATAAAGTAGTATCATGTGTGTAGTACCTTCAGATGTAAAGTATTATCATGTGTGTAGTACCTTCAGATGCAGAGTATCTTCAGATGTAAAGTAGTATCATGTGTGTAGTACCTTCAGATGCAGAGTATCCTCATGTGTAAATATCCTCAGGAGTACAGTGTCTTCATGTATGGAGTAGAGCAGAGTATAGAAAGTATATGAAGTACATATATGTAGTAGTACCTCCTCGTCTCGCGCTCGTCTCGTGTGATTTCGTTTCTTCTGAGAGGAATGTACTGTGTGCGGAGGAGGCGGGGCTTGAGCGCAAAGGCCGCCTCTGATTGGTGGAATGTGCCGCTGATCAAGTCTCCGCCTCCGCCTCTCACGGGGCAGCGAATGTGAGGCTGCTGCGTTCAGGGGCGTCCCGGAAAAACCAGCATCATATCTTTAAAGAACACGTGAGCGGCCTGAGTGGGGGAATATGAGGCGGAGAAATGTTCATTCTTTCTTGCTTTACCTTCGtaaaaaacagattcaaacaTTTGTATCATATGTTTGGGTTTTGGTCATtcaactgaaactgaaacagcGTCATGTTTTCAGACTAAATGACCTTTAAGAcgacatttaaatgattttcttgCCCTGTTGGTGTGATTGAAGCTACTGGGGCCAACAAATATCCTTTGGaatcaattaaatatatttctttctaTCTGTATATTTGTCTGTCtatccctctgtccctctgtccgtCCGTGTTCCTTCTCATAGGTCTGATCTCACCGTCTATCTAAaccattttataatgttttaccTCTTGTCTCATATCTAACACTTCTGGATTCTGTATCTTAGAGCAGATGGAGATCATGGAACAGTTTAAAACTCAGTTGTGAAAGAAACATTTGAGTTAGGAAGATGAAGCTACTTTGGACGTCTCTTTATATTGTTGTCTGGTTTAATCTTTAACTGCGCTTCATATTTTATAACCTGATTTCTACGTTCATGCAAAACCATGATCCAAAGAGAAACCTACATATCTAAGTGACATAAATGGTGGAGTGTAATATTTAGCCCTGGAGTGTGAAGAAATAGAGATAGAGAGCAGCAGTACTCAAGTACAGTAAATATAATGACAATACCGAATTAATACACTTTATGTCCCAGATGTGCAAGAGGAAGAAACACATGATGGCAATATTAAGACAATTAATATATAATTAGCCAccaatatataatttatttttattatcacgttacattttaaatgttaacataaaataggatttttttttaactattcGTGTCAAGTAACTAAAAACTTTTCATGAGTGATTTTGATTTTCTGCTAAATTCAACGTGAAATGAGTTGGAATCCTCACGTTCAGGATTTAAAGCAACATCAGACATCAGATGAGGTTTCAGTGAGCACCTGAACGCAGCGTTTTAAAGAGACAGATGACTCAGAGGGGAGGATGTGACGTAGGAGCGGGGGAAGGCGAAGACCATGTAAGGAAACTCTTCATTCACGGTATTTCCGCCTCTTCCTCTTGAACCTGCCACAGActcactcaaacttcttctttcCTGTTGTTCTCAGCAGAAAGTAAATATTCTGTGCAGAGCTGCCGACCTACATCTACAGATGTTTCGAGAACACAACGGCAGGGCCTCTAGAATACACggttaaaaaccaaaacacagagaagctgaATGTGTCAAAAGGTAAAAATACAGAACGATTCACAATTTAACCTGATTACACTTCAGGATGATGCTTTTTTTAGTATTGTCCAGAAAAACACACCTTGTATGTTTTTACAGATGTGGCTGGAATGATATAATCGATAAACCTGAATCTAGAAAtctacacattttcaaatactTCTCACACAAGAACAAAGAATTAAATGAATGTTGTTTCCAGGTTTGACTGCAAAGAAACTACAGAGTCATTCTGGAGACACAACTTGTAGTAGCATCAATTCATTATTGGCTTCTTGATGAAAATTACAGACTATCACCACTTTAATGTGTCATTGAGGAGCTggattataaattatataacgTCTCATTCAGAGCAACAGATCACTCACTAAGGTAATTCAttggaaatataaatataatataaaaatggaatattctattagcaactcatgtaaacagcTCAATCAGAGAAGTATCGTCATCAGAATAACAGTGTGAACATTGTCCATGTAAAAGAACCTCTGTCTTTGATCGATACAATATTGTATTGTTCAGATATTTGATCAGACAAAGTATTATTGTATTTAAACGCCACCTTCAAATCCACAGCTATGGCTCCAGTCACAGATCACTTTGATTTGACTTGTCTCCGGCTGCAGTGAGACCTttgtcctcctgctctctcacgTGTTGACGTTGGACCATGAGATTCTGCATTAGATATGCAGCGTTGCGATGGATTCAACAGAACAGAActattgtctgtgtgtggctACTTTGCGCTCAGTAATGATAATGAATGCTACAATTCAGCGAGCAGAGATTTCATATTCTCAAACATGTCGCAATGAAATATTTTCTCGTGTGAGTCTTGTCTGAATCAGTCAAAAGGTATTTGTGCATAAAATTGTGTCTTACTCTGCACGTTGGCCTGCTGCCTGGTCTTGGTTCGACTATAGTTAAAGATTAATGGCCTCTTGGTGAGTCAGCAAAACAGCAGCCGGAGGGAAGAGACTCAGAGAAAGAGACGATAGTTTGAAAAAGCAGCACTGGAGAAAACGATGAATGTGATGCAGAGAATCCGTGCAGGGTTTTAAAACGTGCACTGTAACTGTTACACCATGTGATGTTCCAGTGGGCGTGTTTCTTAACTTCTGACATGTCTGGAAGCAATTACTCCGAGCCGCATTATGATAATAACGTGCTCTGCTCATAATACATGTATTGTCTGTTGTCGGACGACGACGCTGCCGTCGAAAACGTGAGTTGACTTCAGGGTTAATTAGTACTGACGGGCTGCTGCTCTCGTGTTGCCTTCAGGTGCTTATCAAAAGGTTGAGATCTGAAGTCCATACATGGCCATTGGTCACGTTCTAATACATTTTGGttggaaataacaaaatactcacaaatataACAATCATCTCTACTTCTGCTCCACTACATTTTTTACAACGTATTGAGTTAAACTATCAAAttgtttaatatattatatttattcttattttgctttttcttgCTAATCATtctttaactttgtttagataaatgCTCTAgaaatttcaaagtaaaatgtttgagtacttccttcACCACTGCTTATTTCACCCTTGTTTACCTGCAAGCTAGAAGGTAATGATTTACAAACCAGATCTGCAGTTCcccaaacaatttaaaaagtacACTATGAATTTTTGACCTATTTCTAAAATGATTCTGCAGTTTGAAACTTAAGACGAAAGATTTAAGACTCAAGTacgacagatatgaagga contains:
- the LOC109642037 gene encoding SERTA domain-containing protein 3-like; protein product: MLGRGVKRKWSCLEELEVEVVPAAVTEEKEQRGEVELIVAPSKSETNHLQQRQLVLGLCLEKLQRYQAGMELSLRRSVLLINTLRQIQEDIQSDGAGACSPDALHSGVHPDSRLLRDDFREDTPVTCPGCAEGDGDDLPLTPPLSPEFPSQEANSSTDQQKPPTATIGAFSDAVNAMGYLSDLTLDNIFEDIDTSMYETSDLPSAWATGSLWPVSVTMWADEDVKMRSPGHGSPGSLQSCLMDLNELDHIMEILVKS